A genome region from Triticum aestivum cultivar Chinese Spring chromosome 2B, IWGSC CS RefSeq v2.1, whole genome shotgun sequence includes the following:
- the LOC123047350 gene encoding uncharacterized protein, producing MFLTDKYHALLPLHSAPATRGPRKAAAAVPAVTSRFDAALAARLASLLPLPASPLAALARLADLLAATLADAVPALAAVPGDAKKDAAAVAAHLDAGVALLDACNAIAARVDRLRRRRLLSRLALHLVSSSPPSPSSLSRARAALADRGAGAPALPALPSIPFVDPPRGGRGQQLTAAARVVLAVNAVSSLAATAAATILGGTSSTNRDPTFPQVTGDLPWAESFNAVSSQLSALAKSATSNEIDAADEAVGKLAAVLEGAAPEEAALRAATQEVEKRTEELAARLERVSDAVNGVFRAALRLRNAELGSFMAAGPAGKAPRSKK from the coding sequence ATGTTTCTCACCGACAAGTACCACGCCCTGCTCCCCCTCCACTCCGCCCCCGCCACCCGGGGCccccgcaaggcggcggcggccgtgccGGCGGTCACCTCCAGGTTCGACGCCGCCCTCGCCGCGCGCCTCGCGAGCCTGCTGCCGCTGCCGGCCTCCCCGCTCGCGGCGCTCGCCCGCCTGGCCGACCTCCTCGCGGCCACGCTCGCGGACGCCGTGCCCGCGCTCGCCGCCGTGCCCGGGGACGCGAAGaaggacgccgccgccgtcgccgcgcacCTCGACGCCGGCGTCGCGCTCCTGGACGCCTGCAACGCCATCGCCGCCCGCGTcgaccgcctccgccgccgccgcctgctctcCCGCCTCGCGCTCCACCTCGTCTCCTCGTCGCCCCCGAGCCCGTCGTCCCTCAGCCGcgcgcgcgccgccctcgccgaccGCGGCGCGGGGGCCCCTGCCCTGCCGGCGCTCCCTTCCATCCCGTTCGTCGACCCGCCCCGCGGCGGCCGCGGGCAGCAGCTCACCGCCGCCGCGCGCGTCGTCCTCGCCGTCAACgccgtctcctccctcgccgcgacAGCCGCGGCCACCATCCTCGGCGGCACCAGCAGCACCAACCGTGACCCCACCTTCCCCCAGGTCACCGGCGACCTCCCGTGGGCGGAATCCTTCAACGCGGTCTCCAGCCAGCTCTCCGCCCTCGCCAAATCCGCCACCAGCAACGAGATCGACGCCGCGGACGAGGCCGTCGGCAAGCTCGCGGCTGTCCTCGAGGGCGCGGCcccggaggaggcggcgctgcgcgCGGCGACGCAGGAGGTGGAGAAGCGGACGGAGGAGCTGGCGGCGCGGCTGGAGCGGGTGTCGGACGCCGTCAACGGCGTGTTCCGCGCGGCGCTGCGGCTCCGCAACGCCGAGCTGGGCAGCTTCATGGCGGCCGGACCCGCCGGCAAGGCGCCGCGCAGTAAGAAGTAG